The following are from one region of the Terriglobales bacterium genome:
- a CDS encoding cytochrome c-type biogenesis protein CcmH: protein MLRKRLLTLAAVAALAFLTLGAGDSTARFDKLGHKLMCRCGCNQVLLECNHVGCTYSDTMRNELQAGIERGDSDDLILQAFVQKYGTVVLAAPTTTGFNRVAWIMPYLALLGGLALVVLVVRKWALRPASIPAAAQPGASPDLDLYRELARKETEL from the coding sequence ATGCTCCGCAAGCGCCTGCTCACGCTGGCCGCCGTCGCCGCCCTGGCCTTCCTCACCCTGGGCGCCGGCGACAGCACCGCCCGCTTCGACAAGCTGGGGCACAAGCTGATGTGCCGCTGCGGCTGCAACCAGGTGCTGCTGGAGTGCAACCACGTGGGCTGCACCTACTCCGACACCATGCGTAACGAGTTGCAGGCCGGCATCGAGCGCGGCGACTCGGACGACCTCATCCTGCAGGCCTTCGTGCAGAAGTACGGCACCGTGGTGCTGGCCGCGCCCACCACCACCGGCTTCAACCGCGTGGCCTGGATCATGCCCTATCTGGCCTTGCTGGGAGGCCTGGCGCTGGTCGTTCTGGTGGTGCGCAAGTGGGCGCTGCGGCCTGCCTCCATCCCCGCCGCTGCGCAGCCCGGAGCCAGCCCCGACCTCGACCTCTACCGCGAACTCGCCCGCAAGGAGACCGAGCTATGA